In Plasmodium vinckei vinckei genome assembly, chromosome: PVVCY_13, a single genomic region encodes these proteins:
- a CDS encoding sodium-dependent phosphate transporter, putative produces the protein MIADPGMLWLVIASGVACFFMAFVTGANDIANTFSTSIGSKSLTIKKALIIAFIFEALGASLLGGTVTDSIRSKIINFEAFYNAPEFLMLGMFSALMGASMWLAIATFLGLPVSTTHSIVGALLGFGLSAGHANSVKWEKIQSIIISWFAAPLIAGSCSAIAFSTMRHLILRKKNSFEIIKKWYWLLIFLITLPFSVFLVYQNPIVLNRECTMKQNDVIVCTSPCYLQDWSAGHRVYATLISIALSLLLTGIASVFIYTIYNKRLKSYDFRKRLFEDQEMNDVEKNIKPIASSLNSVASTETQMPHLKDQANQANNENTIGNVQIGVTKVANNNENNKVAAKNEIAQTSIETFDQDTEIVFATLQIISAILGVVAQSANDTANAIGPFAAVFNTFNSGIEQKIKVQWYILLFGGLSMSLGLSILGYRVIKTVGMKLIKITPSRGFTIELISGLVVLFFSICGIPLSSTHCAVSSVIGLGLVEAKVFDNDKNGNANKGTPNGEGNTNVAVKRSLWPLSYLNTSCVNLKLFRTIFLSWIITVSFSASVTAAIFSFAAYTPSYVVLRAPV, from the exons ATGATAGCAGATCCTGGTATGTTATGGCTGGTCATCGCAAGTGGAGTcgcatgtttttttatggcATTTGTAACTGGAGCAAATGATATAGCAAATACATTTAGTACCTCTATAGGATCAAAATCTTTAACTATTAAAAAAGCATTAATAAttgcttttatttttgaagcATTAGGGGCTTCATTATTAGGTGGAACCGTAACCGATTCGATACgttcaaaaataataaactttGAAGCATTTTATAATGCACCAGAATTTTTAATGTTAGGTATGTTTAGTGCCCTAATGGGCGCTAGTATGTGGCTAGCTATAGCAACTTTTTTGGGACTTCCCGTATCAACAACACACAGTATTGTAGGGGCTTTACTTGGTTTTGGATTATCAGCAGGCCATGCCAATTCAGTAAAATGGGAGAAAATTCaaagtattattatatcatgGTTTGCAGCACCATTAATAGCAGGAAGTTGTTCGGCTATAGCTTTTAGTACAATGAgacatttaatattaagaaaaaaaaattcctttgaaataattaaaaaatggtattggctattaatttttcttataaCTCTCCCTTTTAGTGTATTTTTGGTATATCAAAACCCTATAGTATTAAATAGAGAATGTACAATGAAACAAAATGATGTAATTGTTTGTACATCTCCATGCTATCTTCAAGATTGGAGTGCAGGACACAGGGTTTATGCAACCTTAATATCTATAGCTTTATCATTACTACTAACTGGAATTGCTTcagtatttatatatacgatatataacaaaagaTTAAAATCCTATGATTTTAGAAAGCGATTATTTGAAGATCAAGAAATGAATGATgtcgaaaaaaatataaaaccgATCGCAAGTAGTTTAAATTCAGTTGCCTCAACCGAAACCCAAATGCCACATTTAAAAGATCAAGCAAATCAAGCTAACAATGAAAATACTATTGGTAATGTACAAATTGGAGTAACAAAAGttgcaaataataatgaaaataataaagtagCTGCAAAAAATGAGATTGCACAAACTTCAATTGAAACATTTGATCAAGACACTGAAATTGTTTTTGCAACTTTACAAATTATAAGTGCTATTTTAGGAGTAGTAGCTCAAAGTGCTAACGATACAGCTAATGCTATAGGTCCATTTGCTGCTGTATTTAATACATTTAATTCAGGAATcgaacaaaaaattaaagtacaatggtatatattattatttggtgGTTTGTCGATGTCTTTAGGTTTATCTATTTTAGGTTATAGGGTTATTAAAACTGTTGGAATGAaacttattaaaataacaCCGTCTCGAGGTTTTACCATTGAATTAATTTCAGGCCTagttgttttattttttagtatttGTGGTATTCCGTTAAGTTCAACACATTGTGCTGTGTCAAGTGTGATTGGACTTGGATTAGTCGAAGCAAAAGTATttgataatgataaaaatggcAATGCAAATAAGGGTACACCAAATGGGGAAGGAAATACAAATGTGGCTGTAAAAAGATCATTGTGGCCATTATCCTATCTAAATACATCATgtgtaaatttaaaattattcagAACCATATTTTTGTCATGGATCATTACAGTGTCCTTTTCCG CTTCCGTCACTGCAGCCATCTTTTCATTTGCTGCGTACACTCCCTCTTACGTAGTTTTGAGAGCCCCAGTTTAA
- a CDS encoding 60S ribosomal protein L18, putative has translation MDNIKDKSLKINIFQYHVVGRATPTDKDPNPNVYRMCIFAKNDTNAKSRFWYFMKKIHKLKKSNGELLACEQIREKNPLRAKTYGVLLRYDSRTGTHNMYKEFRDTTKEGAIAQLYSEMAGRHRARASSISIIRISEISIHHAKRPHIKQLLKKRLRFPALHLPTLSKEFKRKYAPTRPSTYRM, from the exons ATGGATAACATTAAAGATAAATCACTAAAAATAAAC ATTTTTCAATATCACGTTGTTGGAAGAGCAACTCCAACAGATAAAGACCCAAACCCCAATGTTTATAGAATGTGCATTTTTGCAAAAAATGACACAAATGCAAAATCTCGATTTTGgtattttatgaaaaaaatacataaactaaaaaaatcaaatggAGAATTATTAGCATGTGAACAAATCAGAGAAAAAAATCCATTACGTGCTAAAACATATGGTGTATTATTAAGATATGACAGTAGAACAGGTACCCATAATATGTACAAAGAATTTAGAGATACTACTAAAGAAGGAGCTATTGCTCAATTATATTCAGAAATGGCTGGAAGGCATAGAGCTAGAGCATCATCAATTAGTATAATCAGAATATCTGAAATAAGTATACACCATGCTAAGAGACCTCATATTAAACAATTACTAAAGAAACGATTAAGATTCCCTGCTTTACATTTACCAACCTTATCAAAagaatttaaaagaaaatatgcACCAACACGACCATCCACATATAGAATGTAA
- a CDS encoding 60S ribosomal protein L18-2, putative — protein MGIDLKNVGRIKKHGRKHLVSKNPYLRLLVKLYQFLARRTDINFNKIIAKRLIMPKRFRPPLSLSKLQSHMKNHKDSVAVVVGSITDDKRLFSCENLKVCALRFTETARKRILDAGGECLTFDQLALRYPTGKNCILLRGPTKARTAEKHFGSAPGRPKSKARPYVRSKGRKFEKARGRRKSRAYKK, from the exons ATG ggTATTGATCTTAAAAATGTTGgtagaataaaaaaacatggaAGGAAACACCTGGTTTCCAAAAACCCATACCTTAGGTTATTAGTAAAGTTGTACCAATTTTTAGCTAGAAGAACTGACATCAActttaacaaaataattgcCAAAAGGCTTATTATGCCTAAACGTTTTAGACCCCCATTGTCATTATCAAAATTACAATCTCATATGAAAAATCATAAAGATAGTGTAGCTGTCGTTGTTGGGTCAATAACAG ATGACAAGAGATTATTCAGTTGTGAAAATTTAAAGGTTTGTGCATTGAGATTTACCGAAACCGCTAGAAAAAGAATTCTTGATGCAGGAGGAGAATGTTTAACATTTGATCAACTAGCTTTGAGATACCCAACTGGAAAAAACTGTATACTTTTAAGAGGCCCAACTAAAGCAAGAACTGCTGAAAAACATTTTGGCAGTGCTCCAGGTAGACCCAAATCAAAAGCTAGACCATATGTTCGTTCAAAGGGAagaaaatttgaaaaagcTCGAGGAAGAAGAAAATCTAGAGCATACAAGAAATAA